A region from the Thauera humireducens genome encodes:
- a CDS encoding glucose 1-dehydrogenase, translating into MPLIDRFRLDNQVAIVTGGGRGIGRAIALSYAEAGADVVCAARTLADVEAVANEVRALGRRALAVQCDVTDLPQLASVVEAAMNEFGRITHLVNNAGGSGPNDPLKMSAEKFEGVFRFNVSSAYELTRLCVPHMRAAGGGNVVNITSGAARYAQPYFSAYGTAKAGLSQLTRLLAQDFAPDVRVNAIAPGPIMTAALDRALPANMREGMIKNTPLKRLGEVQDIAAAALYLATPASAWVTGKIIEVDGGAESSVWPG; encoded by the coding sequence ATGCCTCTCATCGACCGTTTCCGCCTCGACAACCAGGTCGCCATCGTCACCGGCGGAGGCCGCGGCATCGGCCGTGCCATCGCCCTGAGCTACGCCGAAGCCGGCGCCGACGTCGTGTGTGCTGCACGCACGCTGGCCGACGTCGAGGCGGTTGCGAACGAGGTCCGCGCCCTCGGCCGCCGTGCCCTGGCTGTTCAATGCGACGTCACCGACCTGCCGCAACTGGCCAGCGTGGTCGAGGCCGCAATGAACGAATTCGGTCGTATCACCCATCTGGTGAACAACGCCGGTGGTTCGGGGCCCAACGACCCGCTGAAGATGTCGGCGGAGAAGTTCGAGGGGGTGTTCCGCTTCAACGTCAGCTCGGCCTACGAGCTGACCCGCCTGTGCGTGCCGCACATGCGCGCGGCTGGCGGCGGCAACGTGGTCAACATCACCTCGGGCGCCGCTCGCTACGCACAACCCTATTTCAGCGCCTACGGCACCGCCAAGGCCGGGCTGAGCCAGCTCACCCGCCTGCTGGCGCAGGACTTCGCCCCCGACGTGCGCGTCAATGCGATCGCGCCGGGACCGATCATGACCGCCGCGCTCGACCGTGCCCTGCCCGCCAACATGCGCGAGGGCATGATCAAGAACACGCCACTGAAGCGGCTGGGCGAAGTCCAGGACATCGCGGCCGCCGCGCTCTACCTCGCGACCCCGGCCTCCGCCTGGGTCACCGGCAAGATCATCGAGGTCGACGGCGGCGCCGAGTCGAGCGTCTGGCCGGGCTGA
- a CDS encoding autotransporter outer membrane beta-barrel domain-containing protein → MNKLAYRLVRNRRSGILQAVPESAHVCAGGSPASRPVFAGIARPAASPLLKPVCRALSLGLLALVAQAATAATYTVVNDNDSGAGSLRQAITDANADAGSTIELSGSLDLTPSSPLPTLTGTTTITNAGTAVVAGQSISAGSSNLTLSGAGSWALGNGAAGAAGSDGGSGGIGGAGGAGVTGITGTGFTLTNATNVTGGRGGDGGRGGNATSSKYGGYGGDGGAGAAAVAGAGFTLINSGSLAGGNGGAGGVAGIGTWGPGYYSGAAGAGGAGVISTGNSTITNSGVISGGLHGNGVTRANAVSLSGGGNELVILSGGTFTGNVVSTSGSTNGGDTLTLGGGTNGSFDASKIGNSAQFKGFQNFTKTGTSTWALVNTTTAATPWIVKQGTLSIAADSALGAAGSALTLDGGTLLTTADLTSSRAISVGASGGSIDNGGHSDVFSGAFTGSGHLTFSGAGTTVVTGTSHSGATTIDSATTLQIGNGGTSGALGSGAVTNNGTLAFNRSDAITVANAIGGSGAVVATGTGVVTLTGANTYGGGTTIDSGAALQVGNGGTSGALGGGVVSNNGTLTFNRSDVITVANAISGSGSVMVAGGTVMMTANNTYTGATNVNGGALNLADGAGLAGAVAVLSGGSLGVGSVAIGGNLSNAGTLSVAAGKTLMVGGNLSSTDTLSVAVGSMSSYGKIDAAGTAILGGRLTVDAASAVGLTNGTLSSVIHADGGVSGSFSSVSDNSVLFDFGVSYGANDVSLIVTTVGGGGDTGGGDTGGGDTGGGGGATIVGSVNAFGNSPALGAAHVLDNVLATNPTGPLALLFVPLTTQQDVAVAASQTLPLLSGGTTKAAQNVMGDIGRVLQSRIDSRRGLSSGDEFLGDEHLWLKPFGSWADQKDRREVTGYEARTYGVALGVDGELSSALRVGAAFAYAKGDVDGNSSATPQSAEIDVFQLTGYGSYSLDERTEIDFLAGIGRNRNEGRRKITFAARVAEADFTSDTAYLGLGIGRRYALGAQTSLTPSVRVDYSWIKDDAYTEKGAGVLNLDVDSRSTEALVISVDGKLEHRLSERASLLANLGVGYDTINERATVTAAFVGAPGAAFVTRGLELEPWLVRGGLGAVFRTGGVEITGRYDAEYRESFINQTASVKARWTF, encoded by the coding sequence TTGAACAAGCTTGCCTACCGCCTCGTCCGCAATCGCCGTTCCGGCATCCTTCAGGCCGTGCCCGAATCGGCGCACGTCTGCGCCGGCGGCTCGCCCGCATCGCGCCCGGTGTTCGCCGGTATCGCCCGACCGGCCGCCAGTCCGCTGCTGAAGCCGGTGTGCCGGGCACTGTCGCTGGGCCTGCTGGCGCTGGTCGCCCAGGCGGCCACGGCGGCGACCTACACTGTGGTGAACGATAACGACAGCGGCGCCGGTTCGCTGCGCCAGGCGATCACCGATGCCAACGCCGATGCGGGCAGCACGATCGAATTGAGCGGCTCGCTCGACCTGACACCGTCCAGCCCGCTGCCCACCCTTACCGGGACCACGACGATCACCAACGCTGGCACGGCCGTGGTTGCCGGGCAGTCGATCAGTGCAGGCAGCAGCAACCTGACGCTGTCGGGCGCCGGTAGTTGGGCACTGGGCAACGGCGCTGCCGGCGCGGCGGGATCAGACGGTGGATCGGGTGGAATAGGGGGCGCGGGGGGGGCGGGCGTTACTGGCATTACAGGCACCGGCTTCACCCTGACCAACGCCACGAACGTGACTGGCGGGCGTGGCGGCGACGGCGGTCGAGGCGGTAATGCCACCAGCTCAAAGTACGGCGGATATGGTGGTGACGGCGGAGCGGGTGCTGCTGCGGTGGCCGGGGCGGGTTTCACCTTGATCAATAGTGGAAGTCTGGCCGGCGGCAATGGCGGCGCCGGTGGTGTCGCCGGTATCGGTACCTGGGGGCCGGGCTATTATTCGGGTGCGGCGGGGGCGGGTGGTGCCGGGGTCATTTCCACCGGCAATTCGACCATTACCAACAGCGGCGTCATCAGCGGCGGGCTGCACGGGAATGGCGTAACGCGGGCCAATGCGGTGTCGCTTTCGGGCGGCGGCAACGAACTGGTGATCCTGTCCGGCGGCACCTTCACCGGCAACGTCGTCAGCACCAGTGGCAGCACCAACGGCGGCGACACGCTCACGCTGGGCGGGGGCACCAACGGCAGCTTCGACGCCTCCAAGATCGGCAATTCCGCACAGTTCAAAGGCTTCCAGAATTTCACCAAGACCGGGACCAGCACCTGGGCCTTGGTCAATACCACTACCGCGGCGACGCCGTGGATCGTCAAACAGGGCACGCTCAGCATCGCCGCCGACAGCGCGCTCGGTGCGGCCGGGAGCGCGCTCACCCTGGACGGGGGCACGCTGCTGACGACCGCGGACCTCACCAGTTCCCGTGCGATCTCGGTGGGCGCCAGCGGTGGCTCCATCGACAACGGGGGGCACTCCGACGTCTTCTCCGGCGCTTTCACCGGTAGCGGCCATCTGACGTTCAGCGGCGCCGGCACGACCGTTGTCACCGGTACCAGCCATAGCGGTGCCACCACCATCGACAGCGCCACCACGCTGCAGATCGGCAACGGCGGCACCAGCGGCGCACTGGGCAGCGGTGCGGTGACCAACAACGGCACGCTCGCCTTCAATCGTTCGGACGCCATCACCGTTGCCAACGCCATTGGCGGCAGCGGTGCGGTGGTCGCCACTGGAACCGGCGTGGTGACGCTGACCGGTGCCAACACCTATGGCGGTGGTACCACCATCGACAGCGGCGCGGCGCTGCAGGTCGGCAACGGCGGCACCAGCGGTGCACTGGGTGGTGGCGTGGTGAGCAACAACGGCACGCTCACCTTCAATCGCTCGGATGTCATCACCGTTGCCAATGCGATCAGCGGCAGCGGCAGCGTGATGGTCGCTGGTGGGACGGTGATGATGACGGCAAACAATACCTACACCGGCGCTACTAACGTAAATGGTGGCGCTTTGAACCTGGCGGATGGTGCCGGTCTGGCCGGTGCGGTTGCAGTATTGTCGGGGGGCAGCCTCGGCGTGGGTTCCGTCGCTATCGGTGGCAATCTCAGCAATGCCGGCACCTTGTCCGTTGCGGCCGGCAAGACGCTGATGGTGGGCGGTAACCTTTCCTCCACCGATACCCTGAGCGTCGCAGTGGGCAGCATGAGTAGCTACGGCAAGATAGACGCTGCAGGCACAGCCATACTCGGTGGTCGTCTCACCGTCGATGCAGCGTCGGCGGTCGGTCTCACCAATGGCACGCTCTCCTCGGTGATACACGCCGACGGTGGAGTAAGCGGCAGCTTCAGCTCGGTGTCGGACAACAGTGTGCTCTTCGATTTTGGGGTGAGCTATGGCGCCAACGATGTGAGCCTGATCGTGACCACGGTCGGTGGCGGCGGAGATACCGGTGGTGGAGATACCGGCGGTGGAGATACCGGTGGCGGAGGCGGAGCCACGATCGTCGGTAGCGTGAACGCGTTCGGTAATTCACCCGCGCTGGGCGCCGCTCACGTGCTTGACAACGTGCTGGCCACCAACCCGACAGGCCCATTGGCCCTGTTGTTCGTGCCGCTGACGACCCAGCAGGACGTTGCGGTTGCGGCTAGCCAGACGTTGCCGCTGCTCAGTGGTGGGACCACCAAGGCGGCGCAAAACGTCATGGGGGATATCGGCCGGGTGCTGCAGTCGCGCATCGACAGCCGGCGCGGCCTCTCTTCCGGCGACGAATTTCTCGGCGACGAGCACCTCTGGCTCAAGCCCTTCGGCTCCTGGGCAGACCAGAAGGACCGCCGCGAGGTAACGGGCTACGAGGCTCGGACCTATGGCGTGGCGCTGGGGGTCGATGGCGAACTGTCGTCGGCGCTGCGCGTCGGCGCAGCCTTTGCGTACGCCAAGGGCGACGTTGACGGCAATTCGAGCGCTACGCCGCAAAGTGCCGAGATCGACGTTTTCCAGCTCACCGGTTACGGCAGCTACAGCCTCGACGAGCGCACGGAGATCGACTTCTTGGCCGGTATTGGCCGCAACCGCAACGAGGGGCGTCGCAAGATCACCTTTGCCGCGCGTGTGGCCGAGGCCGATTTCACCAGCGACACCGCCTACCTCGGCCTCGGCATCGGACGTCGTTACGCGCTCGGCGCCCAAACCAGCCTGACGCCGTCGGTCCGCGTCGATTACAGCTGGATCAAGGACGACGCCTACACCGAAAAGGGTGCAGGGGTGCTGAACCTCGATGTGGACAGCCGTAGTACCGAGGCGCTGGTGATCAGCGTGGATGGCAAGCTCGAGCATCGCCTCAGCGAGCGTGCGTCCTTGCTCGCCAACCTGGGCGTCGGCTATGACACGATCAACGAACGGGCAACTGTCACCGCCGCGTTCGTCGGTGCGCCGGGAGCGGCCTTCGTCACCCGTGGCCTCGAGCTTGAGCCGTGGCTCGTGCGTGGCGGCCTTGGCGCCGTGTTCAGGACCGGAGGGGTCGAGATCACAGGTCGCTACGATGCCGAGTACCGCGAGAGCTTCATCAACCAGACCGCGTCGGTGAAGGCACGCTGGACGTTCTGA
- a CDS encoding sulfotransferase, with the protein MGCTRHGQSAAPVRVRRRSAGVGATHPNNHCISPVVSAIHFISGLPRSGSTLLAALLRQNPRVHAGMSGPVGGMLSVLQQEMSARNEYAVFLSDAQRERILRGVFEHYYGPEYEAAVIFDTNRVWCARMSLLRTLFPQGKVIACVRDLPWIIDSVERLIQRNALSPSSIFNYQTSGTVYSRAEGIANGEGLVGYAYNALKEAFFGDYAANLMLVQYDTLVAKPQLVLDAIYDFIGEPAFRHDFDNVRFEADEFDARTGTPGLHAVRQRVVATPRTSVLPPDIFQRFQNDAFWRNPALNTRKVRIV; encoded by the coding sequence GTGGGCTGTACCCGACATGGGCAATCGGCTGCACCTGTAAGGGTCAGGCGGCGGAGCGCAGGTGTCGGTGCCACCCATCCGAACAACCATTGCATTTCGCCTGTCGTGTCTGCAATCCATTTCATATCGGGTCTGCCTCGCTCCGGCTCCACTCTGCTCGCTGCGCTCCTGCGCCAGAATCCCCGTGTTCACGCCGGCATGAGCGGGCCCGTGGGTGGCATGCTCAGTGTCCTGCAACAAGAAATGAGCGCGCGCAACGAGTACGCGGTATTCCTCAGCGACGCTCAGCGCGAGCGCATCCTGCGCGGCGTTTTCGAGCACTACTACGGCCCGGAATACGAGGCCGCAGTGATCTTCGACACCAACCGCGTGTGGTGCGCGCGCATGTCGCTGCTGCGCACGCTGTTTCCGCAGGGCAAGGTGATCGCCTGCGTGCGCGACCTGCCCTGGATCATCGACAGCGTCGAGCGCCTGATCCAGCGCAACGCCTTGTCACCGTCGTCGATCTTCAACTACCAGACCAGCGGCACCGTGTATTCCCGGGCGGAAGGCATCGCCAACGGTGAGGGCTTGGTGGGCTACGCGTACAACGCGCTGAAGGAAGCCTTCTTCGGTGATTACGCGGCCAACCTGATGCTGGTCCAGTACGACACCCTGGTGGCGAAGCCGCAGCTTGTCCTCGATGCGATCTACGACTTCATCGGCGAACCTGCCTTCCGCCACGATTTCGATAACGTCCGCTTCGAGGCTGACGAGTTCGACGCCCGCACTGGCACGCCGGGGCTGCATGCGGTGCGGCAGCGCGTGGTGGCCACACCGCGGACCAGTGTGCTGCCACCGGATATCTTCCAGCGTTTCCAGAACGACGCTTTCTGGCGTAATCCGGCACTGAACACCCGCAAGGTGCGGATCGTATGA
- a CDS encoding flavin reductase, with the protein MTTHKGFDPQAFRAALGTFTTGVTIITTRTPDGEAIGITANSFNSVSLNPPLVLWSLAKNARSLQAFSSAKHWNVHVLSADQEPLSGRFARQGEDKFAGLELDDGISKAPLLKDCTARFQCRTAFSYDGGDHVIFVGEVLAYDHSDLPPLVFQSGQYALAARKPREEVRLGATPPPECSYTEDLLGYLLGRAHYQMLFALRQLLNTQALDERSFFVLSVLSIRDRLTLNELNAFIAYTGMLATDESMASLESQRLVALETHDGEERYVLTADGREASLRQIALAKAVEEDIAAKLGAGDAMALKLLLKRLIASSDPGMPDLWSPR; encoded by the coding sequence ATGACGACGCACAAGGGTTTCGACCCCCAGGCATTCCGCGCCGCGCTCGGCACCTTCACCACCGGGGTCACCATCATCACGACCCGCACCCCGGATGGCGAAGCGATCGGCATCACCGCCAACAGCTTCAACTCCGTCTCCCTCAATCCGCCCCTGGTCCTTTGGAGTCTGGCGAAGAATGCCCGCAGCCTGCAGGCCTTCTCGAGCGCGAAGCACTGGAACGTGCACGTGCTGTCGGCCGACCAGGAGCCGCTTTCGGGCCGCTTCGCCCGCCAGGGGGAAGACAAGTTCGCGGGACTCGAGCTGGACGACGGCATCAGTAAGGCACCGCTGCTGAAGGACTGCACGGCACGCTTCCAGTGCCGCACTGCCTTCAGCTACGACGGCGGCGATCACGTCATCTTCGTCGGCGAGGTGCTCGCCTACGACCACAGCGATCTGCCGCCGCTCGTCTTCCAGAGCGGCCAGTACGCGCTGGCCGCGCGCAAGCCACGCGAGGAAGTCCGCCTCGGGGCGACGCCGCCGCCCGAGTGCAGCTACACCGAGGACCTGCTCGGCTACCTGCTGGGGCGCGCGCACTACCAGATGCTGTTCGCCCTGCGCCAGTTGCTGAACACACAGGCCCTGGACGAGCGCTCGTTCTTCGTCCTGTCGGTGCTGTCGATCCGCGACCGCCTGACGCTGAACGAACTGAACGCCTTCATTGCATACACCGGCATGCTGGCCACGGACGAGTCGATGGCTTCGCTGGAATCGCAGCGCCTGGTCGCGCTCGAAACCCACGACGGCGAAGAGCGTTACGTCCTGACGGCCGACGGCCGCGAGGCCTCGCTGCGCCAGATCGCGCTGGCAAAGGCCGTCGAGGAAGACATCGCGGCCAAGCTCGGCGCAGGCGACGCGATGGCCCTGAAACTGCTGCTCAAGCGCCTGATCGCCAGCAGCGACCCGGGCATGCCCGACCTCTGGTCGCCACGCTGA
- a CDS encoding radical SAM protein, giving the protein MRSSLVEAPSTADLAFWRALRERALPLRPSQYDLTSRCNLRCEGCLYFSGNDYLGHVDADEGGGVERFFAAEAARGVRYGYFSGAEPSLVQHKLVIAARHLPYGVVFTNGIQRISAEVPYRIHVSVWGGAATDKALRGADVQQKQVRNYRGDPRAVFVMTLNARNIDEIGEVAAMCADNDLALTFNHYSPTARYSRFIQGEGPGDRYHAISSAADNLVLQPVHLARAHDAIARLMDDATCKVVYSHEYNALIHDPAGLYPELLPGSDVAADCAVRLTNALRHYNTDFSASSEKCCTPNVDCRSCRLYAQSYATVLARATRSLRRPQELARAIRMWRVWCALFLNDDGLAAVASAP; this is encoded by the coding sequence GTGCGATCATCCTTGGTGGAGGCGCCCTCTACCGCCGATCTCGCGTTCTGGCGGGCATTGCGCGAACGCGCCTTGCCGCTGAGGCCAAGTCAGTACGACCTGACCTCCCGCTGCAATCTGCGCTGCGAAGGCTGTCTCTACTTTTCCGGTAACGATTACCTCGGCCATGTCGATGCCGACGAGGGGGGCGGGGTCGAGCGCTTCTTCGCCGCAGAGGCGGCGCGGGGCGTGCGCTACGGCTATTTCAGCGGGGCCGAACCGTCGTTGGTGCAGCACAAGCTGGTGATTGCCGCCCGCCATCTGCCCTATGGCGTGGTCTTCACCAACGGGATCCAGCGGATTTCCGCCGAAGTGCCGTACCGCATTCATGTGTCGGTGTGGGGAGGGGCGGCCACGGACAAGGCGCTGCGCGGTGCCGACGTCCAGCAGAAGCAGGTGCGCAACTACCGCGGCGACCCGCGCGCGGTCTTCGTGATGACGCTCAATGCGCGCAACATCGACGAGATCGGCGAGGTCGCGGCGATGTGTGCGGACAACGACCTCGCGCTGACCTTCAACCACTACAGCCCCACCGCCCGCTACAGCCGCTTCATACAGGGCGAAGGCCCGGGTGACCGCTACCACGCGATCAGCTCCGCGGCCGACAACCTGGTGCTGCAGCCGGTGCATCTCGCCCGCGCACACGACGCGATCGCGCGGCTGATGGACGACGCCACCTGCAAGGTCGTCTACAGCCATGAATACAACGCGCTCATCCACGACCCGGCCGGCCTGTACCCGGAACTGTTGCCCGGTTCCGACGTGGCGGCCGATTGCGCCGTGCGGCTGACCAACGCGCTACGCCACTACAACACCGATTTCAGCGCCAGCAGCGAAAAGTGCTGCACGCCCAACGTCGATTGCCGTTCATGCCGGCTCTACGCCCAGAGCTATGCCACCGTGTTGGCGCGCGCGACCCGTTCGCTGCGCCGGCCGCAGGAGCTGGCGCGGGCGATCCGCATGTGGCGGGTGTGGTGCGCGCTCTTCCTCAACGACGACGGTCTCGCCGCCGTCGCTTCTGCCCCATGA
- a CDS encoding aldehyde dehydrogenase family protein: MTKEIITTAAGLVGLLQQQRSAFDAAGAVSAAERKRRIQTAIDLLVKYHKPLVEAMDADFGGRPKGYSLMNDVLGSLTSLKYARDHFEPWMASEPRTPFPPYDQLGAQAWVMYQPKGTVGIIGTWNAPLFTLFSPLASVLAAGNRAILKPSEVVPRTAQVVAEAVVDMFDPLEVGVVTGGPDVGEIFTAQPFDHIVFTGSTQVGKAVMRNAAQNLVPVTLELGGKSPTIVARSADLPTAAFRIAAAKASNGGQLCVNPDVVYVAREQLEDFVAALKRSFGELFPSVAGNPDMVAVVNERHVARVDAYVSDAARAGARVDCAPAPLAADAAGRRRPLAIVIDPPSSAMIMQEEIFGPAVVVKPYDAIDAVIADINSRPRPLALYYFGEDEGEQKRVLEHTLSGGVTINEAMFHAAMEDAPFGGVGASGMGHYHGREGFLEFSHARTVFKAPAYDPRREWGLLPPYSDQFLAMMEAQVTR; the protein is encoded by the coding sequence GTGACGAAAGAGATCATCACTACCGCCGCAGGCCTGGTCGGCCTGCTCCAGCAACAACGCAGCGCGTTCGATGCCGCTGGCGCCGTCAGTGCCGCGGAGCGCAAGCGCCGCATCCAGACGGCGATCGACCTGCTGGTGAAGTACCACAAGCCCCTGGTCGAGGCCATGGACGCGGACTTCGGCGGCCGTCCCAAGGGCTATTCGCTGATGAACGATGTGCTCGGTTCGCTGACCTCGCTGAAGTATGCCCGCGATCATTTCGAGCCCTGGATGGCGAGCGAACCGCGCACGCCGTTCCCGCCCTATGACCAACTGGGCGCCCAGGCCTGGGTGATGTACCAGCCCAAGGGCACGGTGGGCATCATCGGCACCTGGAACGCGCCGCTGTTCACCCTGTTCAGTCCGCTCGCCAGTGTGCTCGCTGCCGGCAACCGCGCCATCCTCAAGCCTTCCGAGGTGGTGCCGCGCACGGCCCAGGTCGTGGCCGAGGCGGTCGTCGACATGTTCGATCCGCTCGAGGTCGGCGTCGTCACCGGCGGCCCTGACGTGGGCGAGATCTTCACCGCTCAGCCCTTCGATCACATCGTGTTCACCGGCAGCACCCAGGTCGGCAAGGCGGTCATGCGCAACGCCGCCCAGAACCTCGTGCCGGTGACGCTGGAGCTGGGCGGCAAGTCGCCGACCATCGTTGCCCGAAGCGCCGATCTCCCGACCGCGGCCTTCCGCATCGCCGCCGCGAAGGCGAGCAACGGCGGGCAGCTGTGCGTAAATCCGGACGTCGTCTATGTGGCCCGCGAGCAGCTCGAGGATTTCGTCGCCGCGCTCAAGCGCAGCTTCGGCGAACTGTTCCCGAGTGTGGCGGGGAACCCGGACATGGTCGCGGTGGTGAACGAGCGCCACGTGGCCCGGGTCGACGCCTATGTCAGCGATGCGGCCCGTGCCGGCGCCCGGGTGGACTGCGCGCCGGCGCCGCTGGCGGCCGATGCGGCTGGGCGCCGCCGCCCGCTCGCCATCGTCATCGATCCGCCGTCGAGCGCGATGATCATGCAGGAAGAGATCTTCGGTCCCGCGGTCGTCGTGAAGCCTTACGACGCGATCGACGCGGTCATCGCCGACATCAACAGCCGTCCGCGTCCGCTGGCGCTGTACTACTTCGGCGAGGACGAGGGCGAGCAGAAGCGCGTGCTCGAGCACACGCTGTCGGGTGGCGTCACGATCAACGAGGCGATGTTCCACGCCGCGATGGAAGACGCGCCCTTCGGCGGCGTGGGCGCCTCCGGCATGGGGCACTACCACGGTCGCGAGGGCTTTCTCGAATTCAGCCATGCGCGCACGGTGTTCAAGGCGCCGGCCTACGATCCGCGCCGCGAGTGGGGTCTGCTGCCGCCGTACTCCGATCAGTTCCTGGCGATGATGGAGGCGCAGGTGACCCGCTGA
- a CDS encoding dienelactone hydrolase family protein, with amino-acid sequence MRLIASICCLLLAACAAIPSPAARRDHADALAAAKGWVAAVLPAGDFDLVAYLPPLPVAADELTVYLEGDGLAWISSSQLSDDPSPRDPLALRLALSQPDGAAAYLARPCQYGAPAIRGCASRYWAEARFAPEVVAATSAAIDALKTRFRARRLVLVGYSGGGGLAALVAARRDDVNELVTVAGNLDHAAWAMLHRLEPLAASLNPADGVGRLVDVPQLHLVGEDDRNITPALVNAFADRFPAAVRPRVDVVPGFDHRCCWATHWPALWLRRAD; translated from the coding sequence ATGAGATTGATCGCGTCGATCTGTTGCTTGCTGCTTGCCGCCTGCGCAGCGATCCCGTCGCCGGCTGCGCGACGCGACCATGCAGATGCGCTGGCCGCGGCGAAAGGCTGGGTGGCGGCTGTGTTGCCTGCAGGCGATTTCGATCTGGTCGCTTATCTACCTCCACTACCCGTTGCCGCCGATGAGTTGACGGTCTACCTAGAAGGCGACGGTCTGGCCTGGATCTCAAGCTCGCAGCTTTCCGACGATCCGAGCCCGCGCGATCCCCTTGCCTTGCGGCTGGCGCTGTCCCAGCCGGATGGCGCGGCGGCCTATCTTGCGCGCCCCTGCCAGTACGGCGCTCCTGCAATAAGGGGCTGCGCCAGTCGCTACTGGGCCGAAGCCCGTTTCGCGCCTGAAGTGGTTGCGGCGACCAGTGCCGCGATTGATGCGCTGAAAACACGCTTCCGCGCGAGGCGGCTGGTCCTGGTCGGCTATTCCGGCGGCGGCGGGCTGGCGGCGCTGGTGGCGGCACGACGCGATGATGTCAATGAACTGGTAACAGTGGCTGGGAATCTCGACCACGCGGCGTGGGCGATGCTGCATCGGTTGGAGCCGCTGGCGGCCTCGCTCAATCCTGCCGATGGAGTGGGCCGACTGGTCGACGTACCCCAACTCCACCTGGTCGGCGAGGACGACCGCAACATTACCCCAGCGCTGGTTAACGCCTTTGCCGATCGATTCCCCGCCGCCGTGCGACCTCGTGTGGATGTGGTGCCGGGGTTCGATCATCGCTGCTGTTGGGCGACGCATTGGCCTGCGCTTTGGCTGAGGCGCGCGGATTAG